ggcaatgcaaatacaaagCAGGTGATgcgatgcaaatgacccacaaataacggtGCGACTCTATAAATGGTCCGGGTTACTAGGGACTCTTATTGCTGATGGACTCGATGTGTGACTGCAGGTGATTTCATTAGGCTGCATTTGGGtccttacttttcttttatcAAAAAGAAAGTTAaacatattttcagtttttgtataatttgtattcTGTTTTTATGTTCTACTTGTTTCTTTTACTCTTGTTCATGCaatgcactttgaattaccaatGTGCATGACatgtgctattaaaaaaaaaaactcaacttgCCTTACTTTGGTTTAACATATTAGCCTAGacttatgacagtaaataagtaGCATCTGTGTATGAAACAAGCTGCAGTATCGTAATAGAATGATGTAAACATATTACAGATACCTGAGCAAATTCGGAAGACTGTGGAAGCTTCATCTCTGTGCTTTCTGAGGGAATGTCTTTAGAAAGATTTCGAGGTCCAACATGCTGGTGAGAATTTTTTCCAAGGTTTGGGAAAAATAACAGTCCTTCAATTCTTCTCAAATTTAACAATGAAGAATTTGGCCATCATCAATGGCCATCAGCTGTGTGCATCCAATGGTGTCGTGGTCTATTGTTGGTCTGATTGTTCAATAAATTAGCTTTTTCTACATATTTGTTAAAGTACCTCTGCCATTTGCACCTTCTGTCTTTCTCTTCTTCTATCCATCTTCTTCTTTTCATTTCCTGGGTAATCTATTTTCTATATGTTCCTGGTCCATTATTGTTAAACATACAACAATAAAATATGcagaaatgcatatttaaaaagtaGGCTACTAGTAGGATCTATTAAGTTCAGGATATCTGTGGTCTAGTTactagtaaataaaaataagaacaaGTTTTATTTTTGCCACACAAGAAGAGTATAATTGAATAATAGTCACTATTAGAATGCATACCAGTatttacagcctgatctcatgagaaaacattttaagttttttaagtaAGTAAAGTactttaagttttgtcagtttagtggctaattcatacgagttcattcgtatgaaattgtatgattttaaaaaggaggcgtggcacctaaccccactcctaaacccaaccgtcattgggggatgagcaaatcgtactaaatcgtatgaattagattgtacgaattcatacaaattagccactaaatcaaaaatttacgaattgccgtgagactgtGTTGGTATTTAATATggactagtatctaatgaataagtactagtaaagTTACAAAAGACACTAGTAGCTAAAGAATAGGCACTGGTATCTAATGAATAGGCActaatatctaatgaataagcactagtaccTGATGATGagtactagtacttaatggaaaagatactagtatctaaaaaaacCGTACAACgaacatgaaaatagatactagtatcttttctATTATGTTCTAGTATGTTTTTAGATacattaagtactagtactttTTTAGATAactagtatcttttccattaagtactagtacttaaaCTTGAACTGCTTCGATAATAGGCAGATACCTTGTCACAAACATAAAGAATGTCTGTGTTATTTCAGTGGTCAACCTTAAATGATTCAATATTCACATATCATTTAACAGTCAGTTGCAGCATGTGTTTTGCTCATTGCTCATATTCTAATTTACATTTTTCCATGTATGTTGGGTACTTAGGATATTTCCTCTGAGGGGTATACATGACAAGAGCCTTTGCATTatctagttattttttatttaattttatttattttgtttcagtaGAACTTAGATGTTGTTTTTCCCAACATGTATTGCTTTGTATTTTGTTCAGGCTTAAGAAGGATTATATAACATTTAGGTGCAAAAATGCACAATAGTAAACTAATGCTTGAAGACAAAATGGCAAATATCTCCACAGCTACTGTGAATTTTCCGGGAGAACTAACATAAGCTGGAATAAATGTGATCCATACAGCACAGAATATGAGCATACTGAATGTGATGAATTTGGCCTCATTGAAATTATCAGGGAGTGTCCGAGCCAGAAAAGCCAGAATGAAGCACAAGGCAGCCAGTAGGCCAATATATCCCAAAATAGCCCAGAAACCTACAGTGGAACCCAAACTGCACTCAAGAATAATCTTTTCttcataatatttcatatttttgtggGGAAATGGGGGAGATATTGATAGCCATAACACACAGATTAAAACTTGTATAAATGTAAAGGCAAGAACACTTAGTCGTTGTTGTACAGGCCCAAACCATTTCATGACATTGGTTCCTGGAAGTGTAGCCTTGAAGGCCATTAACACCACTAATGTTTTTCCTAAAACACAGGATATACAGAGGACAAACGTGATCCCAAAAGCTGTGTGACGCAACATACAAGACCATTGAGTGGGCTGACCAATGAAAGTAAGTGAACAGAGGAAACACAGAGTCAGTGAGAAGAGCAGCAGGAAGCTCAACTCTGAGTTGTTGGCTTTTACTATGGGAGTATCCTTCTTGCTGTAAAAGATAATTGCCACCAGCAGAGTTAATCCTGCTCCAAATAGTGAGAAAAAAACAAGCACTATACCCATTATCTCTGTGAATGAAAGAAACTCTACAGTCTTTAgaacacatttatttttctcaGCATTAGACCAGTATTGCCCTTGACACTGCTTGCAGTTATTTGAATCTGGAAGGAaagttttttatttctatagttaAAGGAAAAAAtccaattattttaatttatgaactcCTTTGATAAAAAGCTGCACCCTTAATATtagtataaaaacacaaaaacagcaactATACAATTTCCTTTGGAACTGTGAGATAGACTGAGTATTACCTGTGTCATTACTGATTTCTCCATCTGCACATGGAATACAGTCATAACAGCAGACAGGTCTTCCCTTCTGTGCTGCCTTCCTGGTGCCTGGAGGACAGCTCTCACTGCACACAGATCTTGGCTTCTACATAGAAAAATGTGTTAATATTGCACCTGAagacatttctctctctctctctctctctctctctctctctctctctctctttctctctctctctatctatcgaTTGTGTTCATTTCAGCCAACAAAGAGTAAATGTTgctaattaaataacattaaatgatataatttttattttaaattattacagtttaaacttaaaataaatacatataaatgttatgCCATTTGCCTTCAGGTTTCCTCCTGCCCAAAGTATCTCTTTGCTGTTAACCACAAAGCGCTGGTCAGTAGGCAGAGAGGCATCATAGTATCCAACTTTTTTAAAATTGACTGATCCATCAGAATTCTGCTGCCAGTTCACGACCTCATATTGGGCTAGTGTTGCACCAGTGCTGTCAAACCACACACGATCTCCCATCTTTACAGTGAAATTTACCCTTTTCAGTGCATCAactacctaaataaaatatttaaattaatcaatacatgataaaaaattaagacattttCAAATAGATACTATTCGGTTTCTGGTTTTACTTATTTTGTACCTGCTGTGGTTGTATCAACAGGTCTTTCTCACAACCCTCTTGTTCATTGCACTTAAATAGACTGTGCAGTGCATGAGCCACAGCATAAACTGCGTTGTAGACATTTATTGAAAATCTATGTTCAGGCACATCTTCAATGTAATTTTTCAGAACAAGAAGATCCTGATATCTGCTGCAATTTAATATGACCCAGGAATCATTCCTCTGATTCTGTATGCATGGGAAAGCTGTGTCCCAGAAGgattttaaaacatattctgcAAAACCTTCAATATAAATTTTTCTTATTGCAAAACCCAGTGACCCTCTCAGCACATTAAATGTTCTTGGAGTAACCAAACTCTTTGAAGTTGTCCATCCCTCCACACCAATTATTTGGAGGCCTGTAATGTTTTCAGCACTTAACTGCTCAACAAGTAATCTCATTTcaagaaatgaaataaatgcaacaaTAACTTTTGCAGTGCTCTTTTTAATTGTGTCTACCACTTTTTTTAGTTTCTCGGGCTCTGTCCTGTAGAATTTCTCAGAGTACTCCACACAAATTCCCTCTTTTTGGGCTGTATTCAGAAATATGGCCATTCCATAATTCCCATAGTCATTGTCACTGTTCACAGCTCCCACCCAAGACCAGCCCAAGTGCTTGACTATGTATGCAAGAGCTCTACCTTGATGGTAATCACTAGAAATAGTCCTGAAGAATGAGGGATAATCTTTTCTACTACTCAGACATTCACAGGAGGCTGCATGACTTATCtttaaaagatagatagatagatagatagatagatagatagatagatagatagatagatagatagatagatagatagatagatagatagatagatagatcataaATGAGTTTACAGTGTGGTGTTtttgtaaaacctttttttaattggCACTTACTACTGGAATTTTGAAAGGTCCTGTGGTTCTAGTCAAGATCACTGTGGCAGAAGACTCTGTTTCTCCAATGATAGCATGTATAGAAGTCTGCCTGTTGCATTTGTCTCTTCCTGCAAACTCAAAACTATTCATCAATGCCATAGTTGCACTCATGGAAGACAATTTTGAGCTACAGGTATCATAAATCTTGTAGCCAAGGGAAACCTTTGGGAGCAAGCTTTCACTTCTATTTATCTCCTCAATAGCAAAGATCAAGATTTGAGCCAGACGAAAATCTCTCAGActcacactgtgaaaatgtcaaaacagttaaTAGAAaacaagaaagagagagaaaagcacGATAATTTTCAAGATATACGTACACCATCTAAATTGATAGAAAATCAAAATTGTCATATTATTACAAACCTGGAGCATGATAAAAGCTGAGGTTTTTGTGTAAACTCAAATGAAGGTGTTGTTTCTATGCTGTGGACTGGGAAAAGTGCACCAATAGTCACATCTCCATCCTTGAAAAGCAGAGGGTACTTCGGTTCTCCCATTATTTGGCAAGAAGCATTTCCCACACTTACTTTAAGCTTATTAAAAAGCAGAAGTGTGCAAAGATAGAGAAGCATCTTGAACAATGAGCTCAACTGCATCTGCCAAATGCATTTGAACTAATAGAGTGTTTGCATTTTTCAGGTAATTATTATGGATGAATGATTGTAAATGTAGCCAATGCCAAAGGGGCAACATATGAGGTAAGTCAGTAACAattcccttctctctctctctctctctctctctctctctctctctctctctctctctctctctctctctctctctctttcttacaTTGTCAAACTTAGAG
The window above is part of the Danio aesculapii chromosome 18, fDanAes4.1, whole genome shotgun sequence genome. Proteins encoded here:
- the LOC130245647 gene encoding extracellular calcium-sensing receptor: MQLSSLFKMLLYLCTLLLFNKLKVSVGNASCQIMGEPKYPLLFKDGDVTIGALFPVHSIETTPSFEFTQKPQLLSCSSVSLRDFRLAQILIFAIEEINRSESLLPKVSLGYKIYDTCSSKLSSMSATMALMNSFEFAGRDKCNRQTSIHAIIGETESSATVILTRTTGPFKIPVISHAASCECLSSRKDYPSFFRTISSDYHQGRALAYIVKHLGWSWVGAVNSDNDYGNYGMAIFLNTAQKEGICVEYSEKFYRTEPEKLKKVVDTIKKSTAKVIVAFISFLEMRLLVEQLSAENITGLQIIGVEGWTTSKSLVTPRTFNVLRGSLGFAIRKIYIEGFAEYVLKSFWDTAFPCIQNQRNDSWVILNCSRYQDLLVLKNYIEDVPEHRFSINVYNAVYAVAHALHSLFKCNEQEGCEKDLLIQPQQVVDALKRVNFTVKMGDRVWFDSTGATLAQYEVVNWQQNSDGSVNFKKVGYYDASLPTDQRFVVNSKEILWAGGNLKKPRSVCSESCPPGTRKAAQKGRPVCCYDCIPCADGEISNDTDSNNCKQCQGQYWSNAEKNKCVLKTVEFLSFTEIMGIVLVFFSLFGAGLTLLVAIIFYSKKDTPIVKANNSELSFLLLFSLTLCFLCSLTFIGQPTQWSCMLRHTAFGITFVLCISCVLGKTLVVLMAFKATLPGTNVMKWFGPVQQRLSVLAFTFIQVLICVLWLSISPPFPHKNMKYYEEKIILECSLGSTVGFWAILGYIGLLAALCFILAFLARTLPDNFNEAKFITFSMLIFCAVWITFIPAYVSSPGKFTVAVEIFAILSSSISLLLCIFAPKCYIILLKPEQNTKQYMLGKTTSKFY